The following coding sequences lie in one Metallumcola ferriviriculae genomic window:
- a CDS encoding DUF1048 domain-containing protein — protein MNYWEKITGSDMTKELKTFESRAKKLPADYQAAWEEINANIWVYSDFTGRNLMPILGGVLGLLEETAAEGQSIQEVLGGDIKGFCSALVGEEGAKSFREKWRQQLNNNIAKKLGK, from the coding sequence ATGAATTATTGGGAAAAAATTACCGGAAGCGACATGACTAAAGAATTGAAAACTTTTGAATCGCGAGCCAAAAAGCTACCGGCTGATTATCAAGCGGCATGGGAAGAAATTAATGCCAACATTTGGGTGTACTCAGATTTTACTGGTCGCAACCTGATGCCAATTCTTGGCGGTGTGCTTGGTCTGCTCGAAGAAACGGCGGCGGAGGGGCAAAGTATTCAAGAGGTTTTAGGTGGGGATATCAAAGGCTTCTGTTCAGCGCTGGTCGGCGAAGAAGGAGCAAAATCTTTTCGCGAAAAGTGGCGCCAGCAGCTCAACAATAATATCGCTAAAAAATTAGGTAAATAG
- a CDS encoding DUF1048 domain-containing protein, protein MRIQDIIEGKKEWRAHAARVKALPQDYQIVYKEVQKYFFKVGPVELTDGMGLLSGIIDLFEEGAALGKGVLEVTGSDVAAFCDDLIKDSKTYADIYQESAGQEVSKAMKKLRIKQSKKGISGWKKQLK, encoded by the coding sequence ATGAGAATACAAGATATTATCGAAGGCAAAAAAGAGTGGCGGGCGCACGCGGCACGTGTCAAAGCGCTCCCGCAAGATTATCAGATTGTTTATAAAGAGGTTCAGAAATATTTCTTTAAGGTGGGCCCTGTTGAGCTAACCGACGGGATGGGTTTGCTCTCGGGGATTATCGATCTTTTTGAAGAGGGCGCGGCTTTGGGGAAAGGCGTGCTCGAAGTGACGGGCAGTGACGTAGCGGCTTTCTGCGACGATTTAATCAAAGATTCAAAAACTTACGCTGACATCTATCAAGAATCTGCTGGCCAAGAAGTTAGCAAGGCCATGAAAAAGTTACGAATTAAACAAAGTAAAAAGGGGATATCGGGATGGAAAAAGCAATTGAAGTGA
- a CDS encoding nucleotidyltransferase domain-containing protein, which translates to MSTGIEKKQKDFIRLRANTLLAQREEWRPWKKKGYRVAESDGKTILHEKEAIRRTVMKIFSNIDADIFLFGSQVKGDVTIGSDYDVGFYAGKPISGSTLTLLKGELEELPIPGRVDLVDFNSVDQGFTKHALKEVEIWKKKKSSSLLD; encoded by the coding sequence ATGTCAACTGGAATTGAAAAAAAGCAAAAAGATTTCATTAGACTGCGTGCAAATACCCTCTTGGCCCAGCGAGAAGAATGGCGTCCGTGGAAAAAGAAAGGTTACAGGGTTGCTGAAAGTGACGGGAAAACTATCCTTCATGAAAAGGAAGCCATTCGTAGGACGGTAATGAAAATATTCAGCAATATTGACGCAGACATTTTTCTCTTCGGTTCCCAGGTTAAGGGAGACGTTACTATTGGCTCTGATTACGATGTTGGGTTTTATGCTGGAAAACCTATTTCCGGTTCAACTCTTACTCTCTTAAAGGGAGAATTGGAGGAACTACCTATTCCGGGGAGGGTGGACTTGGTCGACTTTAATAGTGTAGATCAGGGATTTACTAAACATGCCCTAAAAGAGGTGGAAATATGGAAGAAAAAAAAGAGCAGCTCGCTCTTAGATTAA
- a CDS encoding HI0074 family nucleotidyltransferase substrate-binding subunit — protein sequence MEEKKEQLALRLKTLEKALSSLEEALSQPYSVFIRDATIQRFEYTFELSWKLLRRVAKIEGREANSPRQAIRVTYETGIIKDIDLWFEMLEDRNKNITCL from the coding sequence ATGGAAGAAAAAAAAGAGCAGCTCGCTCTTAGATTAAAAACACTTGAGAAAGCACTTTCAAGTCTTGAGGAAGCTTTAAGTCAACCTTATTCCGTTTTTATCAGGGATGCCACCATTCAACGTTTCGAATACACCTTTGAGCTATCATGGAAGCTGCTTCGAAGGGTAGCAAAAATCGAGGGCCGCGAGGCTAATTCTCCCAGGCAAGCTATACGTGTTACTTATGAAACAGGAATCATCAAAGACATTGATCTCTGGTTTGAAATGTTAGAAGATCGTAACAAGAACATCACATGCCTATAG
- a CDS encoding RNA polymerase sigma factor, producing the protein MMLDFKKVYLEAKPKVFRYLYYQCGNKSLAEELTQETFYQVFLSRKSFKGNSNEITWVMAVARNVYLKDYNRNRLLSDHEVNVDRLTASSKEEPDSILLTKEAGEEILAILQELPENYRSVIIWREIEGLAFEDIGKLLHKSPSTVRVLLFRAKKRFRELYFKKYT; encoded by the coding sequence ATGATGCTTGATTTTAAAAAAGTATACTTAGAAGCTAAGCCTAAGGTATTTCGCTACCTCTACTATCAGTGCGGAAATAAATCGTTAGCGGAAGAATTAACACAAGAAACCTTCTATCAAGTTTTTCTCTCTAGAAAAAGCTTTAAAGGTAATAGTAATGAAATTACCTGGGTGATGGCTGTAGCCCGGAATGTCTATCTTAAAGATTATAACAGGAATAGGCTTCTTTCTGACCATGAAGTTAACGTAGATAGGCTTACTGCCTCCAGCAAAGAAGAACCCGATAGTATATTGCTAACAAAAGAAGCTGGCGAAGAAATTCTTGCTATTTTGCAAGAACTACCGGAAAATTATCGCTCAGTTATTATCTGGAGGGAAATAGAAGGTCTGGCATTTGAGGATATTGGCAAATTACTCCACAAGTCTCCCTCCACAGTGAGGGTATTATTATTTAGGGCAAAGAAAAGATTTAGAGAACTTTACTTTAAAAAATACACTTGA
- a CDS encoding VanZ family protein yields the protein MSNISDRITKKIFLSKTIRGIAIIVFVFYALVMLSELFLGGHRWYSSEFRYNLVPFKTISRYIVDYHRYNFNTWFINLFGNVLAFMPLGFLAPIIFHKKLPTIKNVFGLSLTIPFLIEIIQLVLRVGSFDIDDIILNSIGVMLGYLILIIVLKTIKKMLKSEYLHGYSVL from the coding sequence TTGAGTAACATTTCGGACAGAATTACTAAGAAAATTTTCTTATCAAAAACAATCAGAGGTATTGCTATCATAGTTTTTGTATTTTATGCTCTTGTCATGTTAAGTGAGTTATTTTTGGGCGGTCATAGATGGTATTCAAGTGAATTTAGATATAATTTGGTACCATTTAAAACTATCTCCCGATACATTGTTGATTATCATAGATATAATTTTAATACTTGGTTTATCAATTTATTTGGCAACGTTTTGGCTTTTATGCCGCTGGGATTTTTAGCACCTATAATCTTTCACAAAAAACTCCCTACCATTAAAAATGTTTTTGGTCTTTCTTTGACCATACCTTTTTTAATTGAAATTATTCAGTTGGTATTAAGAGTTGGGTCATTTGATATTGATGACATAATTTTAAATTCAATTGGTGTTATGTTAGGATACTTAATCTTAATTATTGTTTTGAAAACTATTAAAAAAATGTTAAAAAGTGAATACTTGCACGGTTACAGCGTCTTGTAG
- a CDS encoding zf-HC2 domain-containing protein: MDEIDREQCEVIQDLLPIYADDELSAAGTKMVEEHLAGCRNCKEALLVYKEQLFEHDEIVVEENRRKFVLLPWVSGKRLAWVLVLILFIGAGGLSWAYQAGKVTALRDPEYRRAFKENLFTPVHQTKKIGPYEVTVERMLIDAAQTVVFYEIEPEIQEGERLELVISDQDGRVYEPMSGFSYSGEEHVLELKPVSPKASQLSLAFRLEGAPAEGEFIVAVEPAAVQASTSEWWPGIKREAGPVEFGLEHVILGLTKSQVNLRAFWPLDQDIRGVGFGLFPPVGPKMREDGSAGSASGSFYNVRPGMAALPWYAELVDMENRRKAELEQLGLKTDSLSGGITASFNFQPLPETTSEVQFTLPNTYLYRYVNDKEHQEISIELNDGQEEKLDKTVSGNGKQIRLTSAKRERSALILQFELIEAGSASLPSYVPEFIVVHPKGFETPGRSLEFSSENGTGTVMLYSDEWPTTVRLKSIGEQLDLEHEFNLPVPTANF; this comes from the coding sequence GTGGATGAAATAGATAGAGAACAGTGCGAAGTTATCCAGGACTTACTGCCAATTTATGCGGATGATGAGCTAAGTGCAGCCGGCACTAAGATGGTGGAAGAACATTTGGCCGGCTGCAGAAATTGTAAAGAGGCGCTCCTAGTTTATAAGGAGCAGCTATTCGAACATGATGAGATTGTGGTTGAAGAAAACCGGCGGAAGTTTGTCCTTTTACCCTGGGTATCCGGAAAAAGACTGGCTTGGGTGCTGGTATTAATCCTCTTTATTGGGGCAGGCGGGCTCTCTTGGGCATATCAAGCCGGGAAAGTTACGGCATTAAGAGACCCGGAATACCGCCGTGCATTTAAAGAAAATCTTTTTACCCCGGTACATCAAACAAAGAAGATTGGGCCATATGAGGTTACCGTAGAAAGAATGCTCATTGATGCAGCCCAAACAGTGGTCTTTTATGAAATAGAGCCGGAAATCCAGGAAGGAGAGCGGCTGGAATTAGTTATCAGTGATCAGGATGGCAGAGTTTACGAGCCTATGTCCGGCTTTAGTTACAGCGGTGAGGAGCATGTTTTGGAATTAAAACCGGTCAGCCCTAAGGCATCACAGCTTTCTTTGGCATTTCGGCTGGAAGGTGCTCCGGCAGAAGGTGAGTTTATTGTGGCGGTAGAACCGGCGGCAGTTCAGGCCAGCACCAGTGAATGGTGGCCTGGTATCAAAAGGGAAGCCGGGCCGGTGGAGTTTGGTTTGGAACACGTTATCTTAGGCTTAACCAAAAGCCAGGTTAATTTAAGAGCATTTTGGCCGCTTGATCAGGATATTAGGGGTGTGGGCTTCGGGTTGTTCCCGCCTGTAGGACCGAAGATGCGAGAAGACGGAAGTGCCGGCAGCGCTTCAGGTTCTTTTTATAATGTGCGCCCAGGGATGGCAGCACTGCCCTGGTATGCCGAACTTGTAGACATGGAAAACCGCAGAAAAGCCGAACTTGAACAACTTGGGCTAAAGACTGACTCTCTATCCGGCGGAATTACTGCAAGCTTTAACTTTCAGCCGCTGCCGGAGACAACAAGTGAAGTGCAATTTACGTTACCCAATACTTATCTCTATCGGTATGTAAATGATAAAGAGCACCAAGAGATCAGCATAGAGCTAAATGACGGGCAGGAAGAAAAGCTAGATAAAACGGTTAGTGGTAACGGAAAACAAATCAGACTTACATCAGCAAAAAGAGAGCGGTCGGCTTTGATACTGCAATTTGAATTAATAGAGGCAGGAAGTGCATCACTGCCCAGTTATGTTCCTGAATTTATAGTTGTCCATCCTAAAGGGTTCGAAACCCCAGGGCGAAGTCTAGAGTTTAGTTCAGAAAATGGAACAGGAACAGTAATGCTGTATTCAGATGAATGGCCGACCACCGTTCGTTTGAAAAGTATCGGGGAACAGTTAGACCTGGAACATGAATTTAACCTTCCCGTTCCAACTGCAAACTTTTGA
- a CDS encoding RNA polymerase sigma factor, whose product MSNEIFIRQLYTLCYRLTGDVQLTQDLCLRTVEKLQRDKLFSSAEGIFVRAAEAAVELLLEQRCSNLSRAIAPDDSIPEIQQALNGLPVKERAVIVLKDIYRLTYPEIERIVQGEEVSYLAHQGRQKLTRIIIDAP is encoded by the coding sequence TTGAGTAACGAAATATTTATACGCCAACTTTATACTCTTTGCTATCGACTTACCGGCGACGTGCAGTTAACCCAAGACCTTTGCCTTCGCACTGTGGAAAAACTTCAACGGGATAAGCTGTTTAGCTCGGCTGAAGGAATATTTGTTAGGGCGGCAGAGGCAGCAGTAGAGCTGCTGCTGGAGCAAAGGTGCAGCAATTTATCACGGGCTATAGCTCCCGATGACTCAATCCCTGAAATTCAACAGGCGCTTAACGGGCTGCCGGTAAAAGAACGTGCCGTCATTGTGCTTAAAGATATATACAGGCTGACATACCCTGAGATAGAGAGGATTGTTCAAGGCGAAGAGGTAAGCTATCTGGCACATCAGGGTCGGCAAAAGCTTACCCGTATTATAATAGACGCACCCTAA
- a CDS encoding DUF5050 domain-containing protein, whose product MKLCRTIVLTLIFLLLGTTAVWAGDVPKKPLSEAFYNAVVLPLDYHDKAFVNGRKTDVRGDYKLYLRNDRILVPIRLMGYLATEVDRNNQSGVVTWAYWEVVWDAQKPKEVLLSNHKLHKTVKLTVNSKTMFVNDEPQTLDVPPQNINGRIVLPLRAAAEALGKNVEWFDGLVIISNDMVDLHSPQAEIIKNQMKVKLDDTREPVGYQEQVTPLAKYQDEIFYVKTNYEDSNNIQELYKQTPGSSGQKVRLPGLNNFSRSQVINDELYYTTTINGKIELRVFNLAAGQSRKLCDLDQDYSWLGTMKYIDDDFYFVLHYGDLTMGSETLYKLVNGQAHEVASAKTFISFEITGDYLYYTEFYPPAFTNNLYRVNLETGAKENFGEQGFTYGVNRTIREGGGVSYSGNPTLYFKDGYLYILGYQETDQEDKSSVFRINLEDLTQERISSPARNFWLIAQQIYYVDSGTGDLVKMDLDGNSKITISDQQVIDLQAYEGNIYYTAAKNDTAAHKFYQYNIKSGQQTLLTNQSVQNFFVGKTGIYYQTDGYELGLYKVGADDNTTLLVNDTIDSALITDMGMVYTLRYQAGIYTVQ is encoded by the coding sequence ATGAAGTTATGTAGAACGATTGTGCTTACACTTATCTTTTTGCTGTTAGGAACGACTGCTGTGTGGGCAGGAGATGTTCCGAAAAAACCCCTTAGTGAAGCCTTTTATAATGCAGTGGTGCTGCCCCTTGATTATCACGATAAAGCCTTTGTCAATGGCCGAAAAACGGATGTTCGCGGTGACTATAAACTGTACCTGAGGAACGACCGTATTCTTGTACCTATTCGTTTGATGGGATATTTAGCCACAGAAGTGGACCGTAATAACCAATCCGGCGTGGTTACATGGGCCTATTGGGAAGTAGTATGGGATGCACAAAAGCCCAAGGAAGTGCTTCTATCTAATCATAAACTACATAAGACTGTTAAACTGACGGTTAATAGCAAAACCATGTTCGTTAATGATGAGCCGCAGACTTTAGATGTTCCGCCTCAAAATATCAACGGGCGCATTGTCCTGCCTTTAAGAGCTGCAGCAGAGGCATTGGGAAAAAACGTCGAATGGTTCGACGGCTTGGTAATTATCAGCAATGACATGGTTGATTTACATAGCCCGCAGGCTGAAATAATCAAGAATCAGATGAAGGTGAAATTGGATGATACACGAGAACCTGTCGGCTACCAAGAACAGGTGACTCCCCTGGCAAAATATCAGGATGAGATCTTCTACGTAAAAACAAACTACGAAGACAGCAACAACATCCAAGAACTTTATAAGCAAACACCTGGCAGCTCAGGACAAAAGGTAAGACTGCCTGGTTTAAATAATTTTAGCAGGAGTCAGGTAATTAATGATGAACTCTACTATACCACCACTATCAACGGCAAAATAGAACTCCGTGTGTTTAACCTGGCAGCCGGTCAATCGAGGAAATTATGTGATTTGGACCAAGATTATTCTTGGCTGGGAACTATGAAGTATATCGATGATGACTTTTATTTTGTGCTCCATTACGGCGATTTGACCATGGGTTCGGAAACCTTATACAAGTTGGTGAACGGTCAGGCTCACGAAGTTGCCAGTGCCAAAACCTTTATCAGCTTTGAAATTACCGGCGATTATCTTTACTATACGGAATTTTATCCACCTGCTTTTACTAATAACTTATATAGAGTTAACTTAGAAACCGGTGCAAAGGAAAATTTCGGTGAGCAGGGTTTTACGTATGGAGTAAACCGTACAATCAGGGAAGGTGGTGGCGTGAGTTACTCAGGTAATCCTACCCTTTACTTCAAAGACGGCTATCTTTATATCTTAGGATATCAAGAAACTGACCAGGAGGATAAGAGTTCCGTTTTTCGAATTAATTTGGAGGATTTGACGCAAGAAAGAATATCATCCCCAGCAAGAAATTTCTGGCTTATCGCCCAGCAGATATATTATGTTGATTCGGGAACTGGGGATTTAGTGAAGATGGATTTAGATGGGAACAGTAAAATTACAATTTCTGACCAACAGGTTATTGATCTTCAAGCCTATGAAGGGAACATCTACTATACTGCTGCAAAAAATGATACTGCAGCTCATAAATTCTATCAATATAACATCAAAAGCGGGCAGCAGACATTGCTGACAAATCAATCAGTGCAAAATTTCTTTGTTGGCAAAACCGGCATCTATTACCAAACAGATGGTTATGAATTAGGACTCTATAAAGTCGGTGCTGATGACAATACTACCTTGTTGGTGAATGATACCATCGATTCCGCCCTTATAACGGATATGGGGATGGTTTATACCCTCCGTTATCAAGCTGGAATCTATACGGTACAATAG
- a CDS encoding type II toxin-antitoxin system PemK/MazF family toxin: MNKKLNDYTKKLQKDRDEAKQGEFFFAAFHSEHILRTSPVLVVGNSEAHDDRDIIVCKCSTKPARTKFDKPVQLKEESIIRTNKLYTIGRDQLEFKIPQGIEEELNEVLNCVKSCF; this comes from the coding sequence ATGAACAAGAAATTAAACGACTATACAAAGAAGCTACAAAAGGATAGAGACGAAGCGAAACAGGGAGAATTTTTCTTTGCAGCATTCCATAGTGAACATATATTGAGAACTTCTCCTGTGCTTGTAGTAGGGAATAGTGAGGCTCATGATGACAGGGATATTATCGTCTGTAAATGTAGTACTAAGCCAGCAAGGACTAAGTTTGACAAACCTGTTCAACTCAAAGAAGAAAGTATAATAAGAACGAACAAATTATATACAATCGGTCGAGATCAGCTAGAGTTTAAAATACCCCAGGGAATTGAAGAAGAATTGAATGAAGTTTTAAATTGTGTGAAATCTTGCTTTTAA
- a CDS encoding IS1634 family transposase — protein MAAIVYQTDKRSGITYAYESVSYWDKDKQQSRAKRTLIGRVDSETKEIVPTDGRGRKKKEVPAPPQRGPIPSVQTSRSFYGATYLLDAIGEKLSITEDLKHCFPSIYWQILSIVYYLILEDKNPLYRFEKWSSLHKHPYGKNITSQRSSELFTSITEEAKNKFFQLQGKRRTEKEFWAYDITSISSYSEHLRQVQYGKNKESDPLAQLNLALVFGERSNLPFYYRKLAGNIPDSKTIKNLLADLDVLGFSKVKLVMDRGFYSQDNINALFKEHLKFLISVKISLAFIRKELDLIYDKFRIFEHYSEKYELYCHTVQTNWLYTQYRPYKGDTLSEPRRIYIHYYYNIDKAAEDEKAFDRKLIALRHELESGKRVPEHENLYKKYFETKTTPKRGTKVTVNEEAVTKAKRYYGFFALLTNEKMDAITALEFYRNKDVVEKAFGNLKERLNMRRTLVSSEQSLDGKLFVEFVALIYLSYIKKQMQETHLFKNYTLQSALDKLDVIECFEAPGQKLRVGELLEKQKEIYIGLGVVPPSSL, from the coding sequence ATGGCAGCCATCGTATATCAGACAGATAAGCGATCAGGGATTACATACGCCTATGAGTCCGTTTCTTACTGGGATAAGGACAAGCAGCAATCCCGGGCAAAAAGGACGCTCATCGGCCGGGTGGACAGTGAAACCAAAGAGATAGTCCCGACAGACGGTAGGGGCCGAAAAAAGAAAGAAGTGCCTGCGCCTCCCCAAAGAGGCCCTATTCCATCTGTTCAAACCTCAAGGTCTTTCTACGGAGCAACGTATCTGCTGGACGCTATTGGTGAAAAGCTCAGCATTACCGAGGATTTGAAACACTGTTTTCCAAGTATTTATTGGCAAATTCTTTCGATTGTGTATTACCTGATTCTTGAGGATAAAAACCCCCTCTATCGTTTTGAAAAATGGAGCAGCTTACATAAGCATCCTTACGGTAAGAACATAACCTCCCAGCGAAGCAGCGAACTCTTCACATCCATCACCGAAGAAGCAAAGAACAAATTCTTTCAGCTGCAAGGGAAACGGCGGACAGAAAAGGAGTTCTGGGCATATGACATTACTTCCATCTCCAGCTATTCTGAACATCTACGCCAAGTGCAATACGGCAAGAATAAAGAGAGCGATCCACTGGCTCAACTGAACCTGGCGTTAGTGTTCGGTGAAAGGTCCAACCTTCCTTTTTATTACCGCAAACTGGCTGGAAACATTCCTGATTCCAAAACAATTAAGAATTTACTTGCTGATTTGGATGTCCTTGGTTTTTCCAAAGTGAAGCTGGTTATGGACAGAGGCTTCTATAGTCAAGATAATATCAATGCCCTCTTTAAAGAACACTTGAAATTCCTGATCTCCGTAAAAATATCCCTCGCTTTTATCAGGAAAGAATTGGACCTCATCTACGATAAGTTTCGTATATTTGAACACTATAGCGAGAAATACGAGCTGTATTGCCATACAGTACAGACTAATTGGCTTTATACACAGTACCGTCCGTATAAAGGGGACACCCTCTCAGAACCCAGGCGCATCTACATTCACTATTATTACAACATTGATAAAGCAGCTGAAGACGAAAAAGCCTTTGACCGAAAGTTAATCGCACTGCGCCATGAACTGGAGTCAGGTAAGAGGGTTCCTGAACATGAAAACCTCTATAAAAAGTATTTCGAGACGAAAACTACGCCAAAACGAGGGACAAAGGTCACCGTCAATGAAGAGGCCGTTACTAAAGCAAAACGGTATTATGGATTCTTTGCCCTTTTGACTAATGAAAAGATGGATGCCATTACCGCACTGGAGTTTTATCGCAACAAAGATGTGGTTGAAAAAGCATTTGGCAACCTTAAGGAACGTCTGAATATGCGCCGCACATTGGTTTCCTCGGAGCAAAGCCTTGACGGTAAACTATTTGTAGAGTTTGTGGCTCTCATCTATCTTTCTTACATCAAAAAGCAGATGCAGGAGACGCATTTATTCAAAAATTATACCTTGCAGAGCGCTCTCGATAAACTTGACGTCATTGAATGTTTTGAAGCGCCCGGCCAGAAACTGCGTGTTGGTGAGCTTCTTGAGAAACAGAAGGAAATCTATATAGGCTTGGGCGTTGTTCCGCCCTCCTCGTTATGA
- a CDS encoding enoyl-CoA hydratase/isomerase family protein, whose product MESIVLIERSNSVTYISLNQPNNYNALNPEMAEKLSEAISKCFEDKSRAVVIRGIGKAFCSGGDLSYLNSQDSISQALAGLTQLFHRLITDIRLLPKPVIAAVNGAAAGGGMSLALACDLRIASDKAKFKQAYTSGGLVPDGGWSLFAPAMLGYSKASELLLLDEVIDAQRAYELGLVNLMVPSSEFNQKVEEVATNLAKGATIAHATAKELLNQSIMPMLETHLEKERQAMISIGQTEDIKEGLISFLAKRAPSFSGK is encoded by the coding sequence ATGGAGAGTATTGTATTGATAGAACGATCTAATTCAGTCACTTACATATCATTAAACCAACCCAATAACTATAATGCGCTGAACCCGGAAATGGCTGAAAAACTGTCAGAAGCAATAAGTAAGTGTTTTGAAGACAAGTCGCGGGCGGTTGTCATAAGGGGTATCGGGAAAGCATTTTGTTCCGGCGGGGATCTTTCCTACCTTAATTCACAGGACTCAATTTCGCAAGCGTTGGCAGGCCTTACCCAATTGTTTCACAGGCTGATAACCGATATTCGATTGTTGCCAAAACCGGTAATAGCTGCAGTCAACGGTGCCGCAGCAGGCGGCGGAATGAGCCTTGCTTTAGCGTGCGACTTGCGAATCGCCTCAGATAAGGCTAAATTCAAACAAGCATATACCAGCGGTGGTCTGGTTCCTGACGGCGGCTGGAGTCTTTTTGCACCGGCCATGCTGGGTTATTCCAAAGCCAGTGAATTACTGTTATTGGATGAGGTAATAGATGCCCAAAGAGCTTACGAGCTGGGCTTGGTCAATCTAATGGTACCTTCAAGTGAATTTAATCAAAAAGTTGAAGAGGTGGCGACAAATCTGGCAAAAGGGGCCACCATAGCGCATGCAACTGCAAAAGAACTGTTAAATCAATCGATCATGCCAATGTTGGAAACACATTTGGAAAAGGAACGCCAGGCGATGATCTCTATTGGTCAGACAGAGGACATAAAAGAAGGACTAATTTCATTTCTAGCAAAAAGGGCGCCCAGCTTTAGCGGTAAGTAA
- a CDS encoding PaaI family thioesterase, translated as MKAQFADYKEKVLQSFNHQGLAHTLGIEVEDFGPGWFHTKMIPSQQILQHHNYVHAGALASMADLSSGFAAYSLMSEKEEVLTVEFKINLLRPAVGEMILCRAKVLKPGKRIYVSESEVFTVNEGIKKLAAKATVTLLVVDMD; from the coding sequence TTGAAAGCGCAATTTGCCGATTATAAGGAAAAGGTCCTGCAATCATTTAATCATCAAGGTTTAGCACATACTCTTGGCATTGAAGTTGAAGATTTTGGCCCCGGCTGGTTTCACACCAAAATGATTCCCAGTCAGCAAATTCTCCAGCACCACAATTATGTACATGCCGGTGCCCTGGCGTCCATGGCCGACCTCAGCAGCGGCTTTGCCGCATATTCGCTGATGTCAGAGAAGGAAGAGGTATTGACCGTAGAATTTAAAATCAATTTGCTGCGCCCCGCCGTGGGGGAGATGATATTATGCCGCGCCAAAGTGTTAAAGCCTGGGAAAAGAATTTACGTGTCTGAATCTGAAGTATTTACCGTTAATGAAGGAATTAAAAAGTTGGCCGCCAAAGCCACTGTAACGCTGTTGGTGGTTGACATGGACTAG
- a CDS encoding LysR family transcriptional regulator, with protein sequence MRWQQMVGFYHVAKTGKFTKAAEKTYRTQSALTQQVKKLEEEMGCQLLERVGKKKLLLTPAGRKCFAFVETVLNNYDYLVEEISVLNGQKRGKLKIAAPYTTLNQLLPKVVEQYMVQFPWVELSLLDRPQRAVIELVKSGEVDLGFAIESIIPGNLDKKHWKIIESVLAVPREHPLAKEKTVMLEQIARYPLILPPEGGAYNNRKKLEELFRQNSLNYRVIMESSNVELSAVYVEMGLGISFATVVRDLPLLERKNFVFISLNHYFKPQYLDVITRKDKPIPPYMDAFLSLLHP encoded by the coding sequence ATGCGGTGGCAACAAATGGTGGGTTTTTATCATGTGGCAAAGACGGGTAAATTTACAAAAGCTGCGGAAAAAACGTATCGCACTCAATCAGCTTTGACACAGCAAGTCAAGAAACTGGAGGAGGAAATGGGCTGTCAACTTCTGGAACGGGTGGGAAAGAAAAAGCTTTTGCTTACGCCTGCCGGCCGGAAGTGTTTTGCTTTTGTAGAAACAGTTTTGAATAATTATGATTATTTAGTGGAGGAAATCAGTGTTTTAAACGGTCAAAAGAGAGGAAAGTTAAAGATAGCAGCACCCTATACCACACTTAATCAACTGCTGCCGAAAGTTGTGGAACAATATATGGTCCAATTTCCCTGGGTTGAACTATCCCTGCTGGATCGGCCGCAGCGAGCTGTAATTGAACTAGTAAAAAGTGGGGAGGTAGACCTGGGTTTTGCCATAGAGTCAATTATTCCCGGTAACTTGGATAAGAAACATTGGAAAATAATCGAGTCCGTGTTGGCAGTTCCGAGAGAGCATCCGCTTGCCAAGGAAAAGACCGTTATGTTGGAGCAAATAGCGCGGTACCCCCTGATTTTACCACCTGAGGGAGGGGCTTATAATAACCGTAAAAAGTTGGAAGAATTGTTCCGGCAAAATAGTCTCAACTACCGTGTAATAATGGAGTCTTCAAATGTGGAGCTTAGCGCAGTTTATGTGGAAATGGGTCTGGGTATATCCTTTGCAACAGTTGTGAGAGACTTGCCGTTATTAGAGCGGAAAAACTTCGTGTTTATATCTTTGAACCATTACTTCAAACCGCAGTACTTAGATGTCATTACACGAAAGGATAAGCCCATCCCCCCTTATATGGATGCTTTTTTAAGTCTTTTACACCCCTAA